CTGTTCACCTGATTGTCAGCGTGCCGTCAGCAGCCCGTCTGACGGTGCGTCCGCACAGGTGAGCAGGCACGTCCAGCAGGCGGACGCGGGCTACGGCCCCGCCCCCTCGTGCCGTTAGGGTGGCGGGGACTCGAGCCGGACAGTGCGGTCCGGACCGGCCCACGTGGAGAAGGTTGTTTCGGGCTATGCGCATTGGTGTCCTCACGTCCGGCGGCGACTGCCCCGGCCTGAACGCCGTCATCCGGTCCGTCGTGCACCGCGCCGTGGCTGACCACGGCGACGAGGTCATCGGCTTCCGGGACGGCTGGAAGGGCCTCCTGGAGTGCGACTACCTCAAGCTCGACCTGGACGCGGTGGGCGGCATCCTCGCCCGCGGCGGCACGATCCTCGGCTCCTCCCGCGTCCAGCCCTCACACCTGCGGGACGGTGTGGAGCGGGCCCGGGGCCATGTCGCGGAGCTCGGTCTCGACGCGATCATCCCGATCGGCGGTGAGGGCACGCTCAAGGCGGCCCGGCTCATGTCGGACAGCGGGCTGCCGATCCTGGGCGTGCCGAAGACCATCGACAACGACATCGCCGGCACCGACGTCACCTTCGGGTTCGACACGGCGGTCGGGGTCGCGACCGAGGCCCTCGACCGGCTGAAGACCACCGCCGAGTCCCATCAGCGGGTGCTCGTCGTCGAGGTCATGGGGCGGCACACCGGCTGGATAGCGCTGCACTCCGGCATGGCCGCCGGCGCCCACGCCATCGTCGTACCGGAACGGCCCTTCGACATCGAGGAGCTGGCCCGCCGGGTCGGCGAGCGGTTCGAGGCGGGCAAGCGGTTCGCGATCGTCGTCGCGGCGGAGGGGGCCAAGCCGGCGCCCGGCTCCATGGCCTTCGACGAGGGCGCCAAGGACATCTACGGGCATGAGCGGTTCGCGGGGATCGCCCGGCAGCTGTCCATCGAGCTGGAGTCGCGGCTCGGCAAGGAGGCGCGGCCGGTGATCCTCGGGCATGTGCAGCGGGGTGGAACCCCTACCGCCTATGACCGGGTGCTGGCCACCCGGTTCGGGTGGCACGCGGTGGAGGCCGTGCACCGGGGGGAGTTCGGGAAGATGACCGCTCTGCGGGGGACGGACATCGTGATGGTGCCGCTCGCCGAGGCCGTCGAGACACTGAAGACCGTTCCGGACGAGCGGTACGCGGAAGCGGAGTGCGTGCTCTAGCCGTCCGGCGCGCTCACCGTCACCTGGCCGGCCGTAGACCCGTCACCGCTTCGATGGCCCGTGTCCACTGGGCGCGGGCCACCTCGGGCGTCCCCGCCCGCTTCTGTTCGAATTGACACCCGTCTCGTGGGGCCCCGTACTGAACAGGAAGGACCGACCCCCCATCCCCCTCCCCTCTAAGGGAGCCCCCATGACGTTGCAGCAACAGCAGGTCACGATCCCGACGGTTCTGGTGTACGAGGACGACCCCGGATTTCCTCCGCAGGTCAACATGCCCGTACCGCATCCCGTACCGCAGCTCGACACACATCCCTTCCCGACGGCCATCGCGGGAAACGCGCCGCAGCCGGACAGTGCCGGGCCCGGTACCGAGGCCTTCCGCTACTGGGTGGCGGCCGACGCGCTCAGCAGGGCCGGCCAGACCTGGGGGCCGCTGGTCCCGACCGGAACGCAGTGGCATCCGCAGGTCGGACGCGCCCTGACCGCGCATCTCGACGCGGGAAACGACCTCAACGCCTTCTACGACCGCAGAGGCCTGTGGTTCTTCCGCCGCACGGTGGCCGGCGTCACCGTCGCCACGTGCGAGAGCAACGAGATCGTCGAGCACGAGACGGGGCACGCGATCCTCGACGCCCTGCGCCCTCAGTTGTTCGACGCGGCGAGCGCGGAGGCGGCCGCCCTGCACGAGGCGTTCGGCGACATCAGCGCCCTGCTGAGCTCACTTCAGCTCGAGTCGCTGCGGATCGCCGTACTGGCCGAGACCCAGGGCGACCTCGAACAGTCCTCGCGGATCTCGAGGATGGCCGAGCAGTTGGGCTGGGCGATCCGCCAGAGCCGGCCCAGCAAGGTCGACCCGGACTGCCTGCGCAACATGTCGAACAGCTTCTTCTACCGCGACCCGGTGCTCCTGGATCCGAACGGACCCGCGAGCATGCTCACCAGCGAGCCGCACTCGTTCTCCCGGGTGTTCAGCGGCGCGTTCCTGAAGATCGTCGCCGGGATCTTCCGGCAGCAGGACCTCCAGGACCAGGCCGGTCTGGCCCTGTCGGCCGAGATCGCGGGACAGCTCATGGTGGACGCCGTCGTGGCCGCGCCCGTGGTGTCCGCCTACTACGCGCAGGTCGCGGGTCACATGATCGCCGCGGACCAGCGCCGCAACGGCGGCAAGTACGGTCAGTCCCTGCGCTCGGCGTTCATCCGGCACGGCATCCTCTCCCTGGAGGCCGCCACGTCCCTCACCGAGCCGGAGGTGACCCGCCGGGGCGCCGCGATCGCCGAGATGGCGCCCGGCGGTGACGACGTCCAGGGTCTGACGGCCGTGACGATCCAGGGGGCTATGTACGGCGTCACCCAGCCGCTCACCCTCTCCGCCCCGGCGCAGGAGCGCCGCTTCGGCATCGCGGGCTCCGACCCCGCCGGCGGCTCGGTGCGGCCCGCCGACCCCGAGCGGGTCGCCACGTCGTTCCTCGAGGACCTCTTCCGCCGCGGCCGGGTCGAGGTGCCCGAAGAGCACCGCTCCGCCACGGCGTTCGTCGACGACAACGCCTCCCGGCTCAAGACCCACGAGTTCTCGCGGAGCGCGACCGGCGAGGGCCTTGCCCTGGTCC
The Streptomyces sp. NBC_01485 genome window above contains:
- a CDS encoding 6-phosphofructokinase — translated: MRIGVLTSGGDCPGLNAVIRSVVHRAVADHGDEVIGFRDGWKGLLECDYLKLDLDAVGGILARGGTILGSSRVQPSHLRDGVERARGHVAELGLDAIIPIGGEGTLKAARLMSDSGLPILGVPKTIDNDIAGTDVTFGFDTAVGVATEALDRLKTTAESHQRVLVVEVMGRHTGWIALHSGMAAGAHAIVVPERPFDIEELARRVGERFEAGKRFAIVVAAEGAKPAPGSMAFDEGAKDIYGHERFAGIARQLSIELESRLGKEARPVILGHVQRGGTPTAYDRVLATRFGWHAVEAVHRGEFGKMTALRGTDIVMVPLAEAVETLKTVPDERYAEAECVL